The genomic window TGATGAACCTGAAATATCTGAGATATTTGGTGTCGCAATTCAGCCAGGCAAAGCTGTCAACGTTAATGCAGTATTGCCAGCATTACCTGATGATGAGTTACTTCTAGGCTGTTTTGATTCTAATGCAACTAACTGTGCGGATAGTACATTTAAACTGGCTGGTGAAACTCGTAATGCTATTGAAGGTGTGAGTTATCGTGAAGAAGTGCCTTTCGCTATGGATGCGGCATTTCAATATATTCAAAACAGAGACGACTTTTATGATTATTGTCGACGTGAGCTTAAATACTCAACATGTGAAAGTTGGGCCGATGAACATTGGAGCACTTGGGATAAAGAGCGCAACTTAAGTTATGTTAATGCGAAAGCCTTTATCGAAGGTGGAAGTACATATGAAAGTCGTAATACAGTAATCAACGCTTTAGATATTGACGCTAAACCGTTAGGCATCAAATCTGAAGGCGACATCCGACATAATGCGATGTTCACAACTCCAAGTGGGCCTACAGGTACTTCGGAAACTCGTGCTTGGCAAGCGATAAAGACAAGTAATGGCACGGTATATAATGTAGGTAGTGTCTCTAAGAAAGGACCGACAACAAACACTTCAGATACAACGTTTAGTTCTAAAGCCGCGATCTGGGACGGTACAACAACACAAGACATTGATTGGGTAAGAAATGGTAACGCTCAAGAAGGTGATTTCTTTGCCCAAGGCAGTATGCGATCAATCGCGATTGATGAGTCTAAGTCTATATTCTATGGTGTCGGTTATAATACGGCCAATGGCAGTGGAAGCCTCCAAGATATGAATGCTTCTGTATTCATTAGTAAATCTTTGGATTTAGCTGACAGCAGTAATACATGGACAACTAAAATTATCAGTGGCGCAGAAGTTAAGTCTGGGTCTTCAAACGACGATGCTCGATACAGTAACTCCGTTGCAACTGACATCAACGATAATTTACTTGCTGTCGGTTATGCTAAGCGTAACGGTTATGTGCCAGAAAAAGGCAGTGCGGGTAACAAAATATTTGTTGTACCTGACGCATCTGCATCAACACCAACCGCGACATTTTTATCCGGTGGCATCTTCTTTAATGGTGCGAGCGGTGAAGCTAAAGCGGTCAATAACTATAATGAAATTGTTGGTCAAGTTGATGCTGAAACGATTCGTGAAGTCGATGGCAGTGAACGTAGGCATCGAGGCTTTATTTACCCATACGAAGTTAAGTCGTCGAAAAATGAGCGTCGTGTAGATATCTTCAATGGACAGGCTTGGTGGCTCGATGATCTCACCAATGATGGCAACGCTTCGGGAGATAACAACAAGTTCCGAATTATTGATGCGACAGATATTAATGATGCCGGTGTTATCTCTGCGACTGCTATCAAATGTACGGTAGGCGGAAAAACTCAACCGTATGATACAACATCTCATAACTCTTACTGTGGTGGTGCAGCCTCTAACGCGGTTGAAGAAGTGGTTGCGGTTAAGCTAATCCCAATTGCTGGCAATACAAAAGCTGATATACAGCCACGTAGCACTGATACTGAGAAAGTCGGTCGCCAAGGCGGTAGTCTGGGCTGGTTTACTTTGACTGTTCTTGGCTTGTTAGGGTTCCGTCGAAAATTTAAATAATTTTATCTCTTGAGCCCGAGTTCACAATTCTGGATTCGGGCTTTTTTTCACCTTGAGAAAATTTAAAAATTGGTCAATTCTTTATATTGGATTTAAAACTCCGCAAAGCTGTAATCATTATATGTTAGTTAATCAACACCCGTATGAGGACTGCACTATGAAGAGACAAAAGCGTGATCGACTAGAACGAGCACAATCTCAAGGCTACAAAGCTGGTTTAAATGGTAGGTCGCAAGAAGCTTGCCCATACAGCCAAATGGACTCTCGGTCTTATTGGCTCGGTGGTTGGCGTGATGCCAAAGATGATAAGCATTCAGGTCTCTATAAGTAGATAGGGCGAACATATTTGAAGGTCAAGGCTCTAACTGTTGTGAGCAACAACAGTTAGAGCCTTGTTGGTTTATGAGCTACATTAAACTTTAGAAAGAATGGTTTTAAAGCGATTTAGTAACATAACGGGTGGATACAGCACGAAGTAAGGATATTTGCCACCACTTAATGCACTATAACTAAATGTATTGATGTAAAAATAAAGCAGCCATTAGCTGCTTTATTAAAA from Vibrio artabrorum includes these protein-coding regions:
- the rmf gene encoding ribosome modulation factor translates to MKRQKRDRLERAQSQGYKAGLNGRSQEACPYSQMDSRSYWLGGWRDAKDDKHSGLYK
- a CDS encoding DUF3466 family protein, translating into MTCTKFKLTTVAAFVFAATNANAALYKVVEVTPSFADEPEISEIFGVAIQPGKAVNVNAVLPALPDDELLLGCFDSNATNCADSTFKLAGETRNAIEGVSYREEVPFAMDAAFQYIQNRDDFYDYCRRELKYSTCESWADEHWSTWDKERNLSYVNAKAFIEGGSTYESRNTVINALDIDAKPLGIKSEGDIRHNAMFTTPSGPTGTSETRAWQAIKTSNGTVYNVGSVSKKGPTTNTSDTTFSSKAAIWDGTTTQDIDWVRNGNAQEGDFFAQGSMRSIAIDESKSIFYGVGYNTANGSGSLQDMNASVFISKSLDLADSSNTWTTKIISGAEVKSGSSNDDARYSNSVATDINDNLLAVGYAKRNGYVPEKGSAGNKIFVVPDASASTPTATFLSGGIFFNGASGEAKAVNNYNEIVGQVDAETIREVDGSERRHRGFIYPYEVKSSKNERRVDIFNGQAWWLDDLTNDGNASGDNNKFRIIDATDINDAGVISATAIKCTVGGKTQPYDTTSHNSYCGGAASNAVEEVVAVKLIPIAGNTKADIQPRSTDTEKVGRQGGSLGWFTLTVLGLLGFRRKFK